A genomic region of Litorilinea aerophila contains the following coding sequences:
- a CDS encoding NADH-quinone oxidoreductase subunit J family protein yields the protein MPAILDHLPTVQQVIFILIGLFTAVSALLVVVAPNLFHNALALVATFFGVTGLYVLLEAEFLAVSQVLIYVGAISTLITFAIMLTRGMMYGRTSPTNQQRLAAAIMAVLFFLVLAGLLVHVPWPVVGAELKAGEAIIADLGELFVTTYLIPFELMALLLLVALAGALMLARDR from the coding sequence ATGCCAGCCATTCTTGACCATCTGCCCACTGTGCAACAGGTGATCTTCATCCTGATTGGCCTCTTCACTGCCGTCAGCGCCCTGCTGGTGGTGGTGGCGCCGAACCTGTTCCACAATGCCCTGGCCCTGGTGGCCACCTTTTTCGGCGTCACCGGCCTGTATGTCCTGCTGGAGGCGGAATTCCTGGCCGTCAGCCAGGTCCTGATCTACGTGGGGGCCATTTCCACGCTGATCACCTTCGCCATCATGTTGACCCGGGGCATGATGTACGGGAGGACATCGCCCACCAACCAGCAGCGGTTGGCCGCAGCCATCATGGCTGTCCTCTTCTTCCTGGTGTTGGCGGGGTTGCTGGTGCATGTGCCCTGGCCGGTGGTGGGCGCCGAACTGAAGGCGGGCGAGGCCATCATCGCCGATCTGGGTGAGCTCTTTGTCACCACCTATCTCATCCCGTTCGAATTGATGGCCCTGCTGCTGTTGGTCGCCCTGGCCGGCGCGCTGATGCTGGCCCGAGATCGCTGA
- a CDS encoding outer membrane protein assembly factor BamD: MPKQMLTGTLDEQCEFLYRVAQEKMAQGNYTGAVHALKEIVKYAPDYRDAQALLAEARQRKAAQSALLWWGLAGGALFIGVGTVLQVSNDLIFLLLALVGALVGYGVGTFFVRLRVR; this comes from the coding sequence ATGCCGAAGCAGATGTTGACCGGCACCCTGGATGAACAGTGCGAGTTTCTCTACCGGGTGGCCCAGGAGAAGATGGCCCAGGGAAACTACACGGGTGCTGTCCACGCACTGAAGGAAATTGTCAAATACGCACCGGACTACCGGGATGCCCAGGCCCTGTTGGCCGAGGCCAGGCAGCGCAAAGCGGCCCAGTCGGCCCTCCTCTGGTGGGGGCTGGCAGGCGGGGCCCTCTTCATCGGGGTAGGCACGGTGTTGCAGGTGAGCAATGATCTGATCTTTCTGCTGTTGGCACTGGTGGGTGCCCTGGTCGGCTACGGAGTCGGCACTTTTTTTGTGCGGTTACGGGTTCGTTGA
- the nuoH gene encoding NADH-quinone oxidoreductase subunit NuoH, with amino-acid sequence MQLWSETLSNWLAGLGLPEPVALTVAYLVGALVLATFAPLLALILIWITRKVISRLQDRIGPNRVGKYGLLQTVADALKLLSKEDIRPANADPISYNLAPILSVFGVIMSLAVVAFAPGLIGADLNVGVLYLVALGSIGIMAALMAGWGSSNKYALLAGFRVVAQLLSYEIPMVLSMLAPVLLAGTMRLGGISEAQALRIFGFNIGLGWFVFIMPAAFLIFFISALAEGEQTPFDLLEAESELIAGFHIEYSGMKFAMFFLAQFLNSFFLGAIAVMLFLGGWQGPLVDQIPLLGLVYFLAKTFAVYVVVQWIKGTFPRVRIDQMMAFAWKVLVPQVLALILWQMLVMKLPAPTWVQYGLILVGNLAVIGVVVRILGRYFQQEQVRSKRAFEPRSLIGTMQPAPSSGD; translated from the coding sequence ATGCAGCTGTGGAGTGAGACCCTATCAAACTGGCTGGCGGGCCTGGGTTTGCCCGAGCCTGTCGCCCTGACCGTCGCCTATCTGGTGGGCGCGCTGGTCCTGGCCACCTTTGCGCCACTGCTGGCCCTGATCCTGATCTGGATCACCCGCAAGGTGATCAGCCGCCTCCAGGACCGGATTGGCCCCAATCGGGTGGGCAAATATGGCCTGCTGCAGACGGTGGCCGATGCCCTGAAGTTGCTGTCCAAAGAGGACATCCGGCCGGCCAATGCGGATCCCATTTCGTACAACCTGGCCCCCATCCTCTCGGTCTTTGGGGTCATCATGTCCCTGGCGGTGGTCGCCTTTGCCCCGGGCCTCATCGGCGCAGACCTGAATGTGGGCGTGCTCTACCTGGTGGCCCTGGGTTCCATTGGTATCATGGCCGCGCTGATGGCCGGTTGGGGCAGCAGCAATAAGTATGCGCTGCTGGCAGGTTTCCGGGTGGTGGCCCAGCTCCTGAGCTACGAAATCCCCATGGTGCTGTCCATGCTGGCGCCGGTGTTGTTGGCGGGTACCATGCGCCTGGGGGGGATCTCGGAAGCCCAGGCGCTGCGCATCTTCGGTTTCAACATCGGCCTGGGCTGGTTCGTCTTCATCATGCCTGCCGCCTTCCTGATCTTCTTCATCAGCGCCCTGGCGGAAGGAGAACAGACGCCCTTTGACCTGCTGGAGGCGGAGTCGGAGCTGATCGCCGGCTTCCACATCGAGTACTCCGGCATGAAGTTCGCCATGTTCTTCCTGGCCCAGTTCCTGAACAGTTTCTTCCTGGGCGCCATCGCCGTCATGCTCTTCCTGGGTGGCTGGCAGGGCCCCCTGGTGGACCAGATTCCGCTGCTGGGGCTGGTCTATTTCCTGGCCAAAACGTTCGCCGTCTATGTGGTGGTCCAGTGGATCAAGGGGACGTTCCCCCGGGTTCGCATCGATCAGATGATGGCCTTTGCCTGGAAGGTCCTGGTGCCCCAGGTGCTGGCCCTGATCCTCTGGCAGATGCTGGTGATGAAGCTGCCGGCGCCCACCTGGGTCCAATATGGGCTGATCCTGGTGGGGAATCTGGCGGTGATCGGAGTGGTCGTCCGGATCCTGGGCCGCTACTTCCAGCAGGAGCAGGTGCGCAGCAAGCGGGCCTTCGAACCCCGCTCCCTCATCGGCACCATGCAGCCGGCCCCTTCATCAGGGGATTGA
- a CDS encoding NADH-quinone oxidoreductase subunit A yields the protein MLQQYAFVLILSVLAFLLPTITIILGMILGPRRPDPVKVDIYESGMETVGDTWVQFRAQYYLIGLIFLIFDVEVIFLFPIAVAYQRLSFFGVVATITFVVILLLGLFLEWRKGALEWQ from the coding sequence ATGTTGCAACAATATGCCTTTGTTCTAATTTTGAGCGTGCTGGCCTTTTTGTTGCCCACCATCACCATTATCCTGGGCATGATTTTGGGGCCCAGGCGCCCGGATCCGGTTAAGGTGGACATCTATGAGAGCGGTATGGAGACGGTGGGGGATACCTGGGTGCAGTTCCGGGCCCAGTATTACCTGATCGGCCTGATCTTCCTGATCTTCGATGTGGAAGTCATCTTCCTCTTCCCCATCGCCGTGGCCTACCAGCGGCTGTCGTTCTTTGGGGTGGTGGCTACCATCACTTTTGTGGTCATCCTGCTGTTGGGCCTGTTCCTGGAATGGCGCAAGGGCGCCTTGGAATGGCAGTAG
- a CDS encoding NADH-quinone oxidoreductase subunit 5 family protein, translating into MEGFLNLAWFVPIPPFLAFVAIILFLNRNKEVSALTAIGGVALSFLLSWPIAFAAFTTDHFGAHPVEGQLFSIPTGASRLWVGYQVDPANALMLFMSSFLLLMIFIYSRGYMTFPGHLNPAMYPVSYEQGKDPRYSRFMAYISLFATGMLGLVVSNSLLTFFIFWEIMGLCSYLLIGFWYEKPSAQAASLKAFVTTRVGDVIMLIGMMFLYVHSEPSSLLFADILNPENLHHLAEMTVTVPLVNVTVPWVALIAFLIFFGTVGKSAQFPLHVWLPDAMEGPTPVSAMIHAATMVSAGVFLLVRMFPLYYVAGEAAPGVLNFVAFIGAFTALFASTIAVAQWDIKRVLAYSTISQLGYMVAAIGIGAYVAALFHLITHAFFKALLFLGSGSVIHGVEHGHHHVHEHGGHGHGEEHGHEVHPIQRPDGVLDPQDPQDMRNMGGLLNRMPRTAWTFIIGGLALSGFPLVTAGFWSKDEILASAWYGQHYGVFWTLAIAAFLTAFYTARQIGLTFLGEPRTEMASHAPESVPSMTWPLILISPFAIGLGWFGIPASFPGLGALVPNWLEHFLEPFIEYMEVHVPHPGFDIVPLGVSLLVALGGLAVGFAVYGRGLGAEQIDPLRKLLGPIWVLFHRKYYVDEFYQYTVIAFARGLSRFLYWVDDVWVIDPIVDAIGRLAVRFAQVCAAVDRFVVDGIVNGAGWLTDWSGRALRNVQDGHVQAYLLLAAATVTIWLLLKALPVILTLV; encoded by the coding sequence ATGGAGGGATTTCTCAACTTAGCCTGGTTTGTGCCGATACCGCCCTTTCTGGCCTTTGTCGCCATTATCCTGTTCCTGAACCGGAACAAGGAGGTGAGCGCCCTGACGGCCATCGGTGGGGTGGCGCTCAGCTTTCTCTTGAGCTGGCCCATTGCCTTTGCCGCCTTCACCACCGATCACTTCGGCGCGCATCCGGTGGAAGGCCAGCTCTTCAGCATCCCCACCGGTGCCAGCCGGCTTTGGGTGGGCTATCAGGTGGACCCGGCCAATGCCCTGATGTTGTTCATGTCCTCTTTCCTGCTGTTGATGATCTTCATCTACTCCAGGGGCTACATGACCTTCCCGGGGCATCTGAATCCGGCCATGTATCCGGTCTCCTATGAGCAGGGCAAGGATCCCCGCTACAGCCGCTTCATGGCCTACATCAGCCTCTTCGCCACCGGTATGTTGGGCCTGGTGGTCTCCAACTCCCTGCTGACCTTCTTCATCTTCTGGGAGATCATGGGGCTCTGTAGCTACCTGCTCATCGGCTTCTGGTACGAAAAGCCCTCAGCCCAGGCCGCCTCGCTCAAGGCGTTTGTCACCACCCGGGTGGGCGATGTCATCATGCTCATCGGCATGATGTTCCTGTACGTGCACAGCGAGCCCAGCAGCCTCCTGTTCGCCGATATTCTGAACCCGGAGAACCTGCACCACCTGGCCGAGATGACGGTCACCGTGCCCCTGGTCAATGTGACCGTGCCCTGGGTGGCGCTGATTGCCTTCCTCATCTTCTTCGGCACTGTGGGCAAGAGCGCCCAGTTCCCCCTCCATGTCTGGTTGCCGGACGCCATGGAAGGCCCCACCCCGGTCAGCGCCATGATCCATGCGGCCACCATGGTCTCCGCCGGTGTCTTCTTGCTGGTCCGCATGTTCCCCCTCTACTACGTGGCGGGGGAGGCAGCGCCGGGCGTCTTAAACTTTGTGGCGTTTATCGGCGCCTTCACCGCCCTCTTTGCCTCCACCATCGCTGTGGCCCAGTGGGACATCAAGCGGGTGCTGGCCTACTCCACCATCAGCCAGTTGGGCTACATGGTGGCGGCCATCGGCATCGGCGCCTACGTGGCGGCCCTCTTCCACCTGATTACCCACGCCTTTTTTAAGGCGTTGCTCTTCCTGGGCTCCGGCAGCGTGATCCACGGGGTGGAGCATGGCCACCACCATGTCCATGAGCACGGCGGCCATGGGCACGGCGAGGAACACGGCCACGAGGTTCATCCTATCCAGCGGCCGGATGGCGTCCTGGATCCCCAGGATCCCCAGGACATGCGCAACATGGGTGGTCTCCTGAATCGGATGCCCCGAACGGCCTGGACCTTTATCATCGGTGGCCTGGCCCTGAGTGGCTTCCCCCTGGTGACTGCCGGCTTCTGGTCCAAGGATGAGATCCTGGCCAGTGCCTGGTATGGTCAGCACTACGGCGTCTTCTGGACGCTGGCCATCGCGGCCTTCCTGACTGCTTTCTACACCGCCCGCCAGATTGGCCTGACCTTCCTGGGCGAACCTCGCACGGAGATGGCCTCCCATGCGCCGGAGAGCGTGCCCAGCATGACCTGGCCCCTGATTCTGATTTCGCCCTTTGCCATCGGCCTGGGCTGGTTTGGCATTCCGGCCTCCTTCCCCGGCCTGGGCGCGCTGGTGCCCAACTGGCTGGAGCACTTCCTGGAGCCCTTTATCGAATACATGGAAGTTCACGTGCCCCATCCGGGCTTCGACATCGTGCCCCTGGGCGTCTCTTTGCTGGTGGCCCTGGGCGGCCTGGCTGTGGGCTTCGCCGTCTACGGTCGTGGGTTGGGTGCCGAACAGATCGATCCCCTGCGGAAGTTGCTGGGACCCATCTGGGTTCTCTTCCATCGCAAGTATTATGTGGATGAGTTCTACCAGTACACAGTGATCGCCTTTGCCCGTGGGCTCTCCCGCTTCCTCTACTGGGTGGACGACGTGTGGGTCATCGATCCCATCGTCGATGCCATCGGCCGCCTGGCCGTCCGGTTCGCCCAGGTCTGTGCGGCGGTGGACCGCTTTGTGGTGGACGGCATTGTCAACGGCGCCGGCTGGCTGACGGACTGGTCCGGCCGGGCCCTGCGCAACGTCCAGGACGGCCATGTCCAGGCCTATCTGCTGCTGGCAGCGGCCACGGTGACCATCTGGCTCCTGCTCAAGGCGCTGCCGGTCATCCTGACGCTGGTCTAA
- a CDS encoding complex I subunit 4 family protein, with translation MEFLDQWVLPIILFWPVVAAVVALLMDDERSIKWWSVIASLLPLGLSTYMLLTYDFQAGGMQFEVNVPWIEALNSSFHLGVDGLSVPLVFLTALLSTLSIYYSAGTIRHRVKEYFVMFHLLEMSMLGVFLALDYVLFYVFWEISLVPMYLLIGIWGGPNRNYAAIKFFIYTLVGSVAMLLAILGTYFATGTFDILGAAAAKPFMDLPGDKALLFTSLAFWGFFLGFAFKVPSFPFHTWLPDAHTEAPTAGSVILAGVLLKLGAYGFLRIVLPTYPTASQYWSLWVVALGAIAIVYGAFVCVAQTDFKRLIAYSSVSHMGYVMLGIGAAANVLTPEGAARAAEAFGLSTEAVADSAAMAINGATLQMFNHGIITGALFLLVGVIYERAHTRELARFGGLSSKTPWYYGMMMVAGFASLGLPGLAGFWAEFFTFRGAFALVPYWAAFGTIGIVMTAVYILWRIIQNVFLGEYDPNKLHHWTTVDGVETDGPTDMVGFEKLTLWPLIIGMFLLGVYPPLILNYFNRSAVELLQFVQGLL, from the coding sequence ATGGAATTTCTTGATCAGTGGGTGTTGCCAATTATCCTGTTCTGGCCGGTGGTGGCCGCTGTGGTGGCGCTCCTTATGGACGATGAGCGGAGCATCAAGTGGTGGTCCGTGATCGCCAGCCTGCTGCCCCTGGGGTTGAGCACCTATATGCTGCTCACCTATGACTTCCAGGCAGGGGGCATGCAATTTGAGGTGAATGTGCCCTGGATCGAAGCGCTCAACTCCAGCTTCCATCTGGGGGTGGATGGGCTGAGTGTTCCCCTGGTCTTCCTGACGGCCCTGCTCTCCACCCTGAGCATCTACTATAGTGCAGGCACCATTCGCCACCGGGTCAAGGAATACTTTGTCATGTTCCATCTCCTGGAGATGAGCATGCTGGGTGTCTTCCTGGCCCTGGACTACGTGCTCTTCTATGTCTTCTGGGAGATCAGCCTGGTGCCCATGTATCTGCTCATCGGCATCTGGGGCGGCCCGAACCGGAACTACGCGGCCATCAAGTTCTTCATCTACACCCTGGTAGGTTCGGTGGCCATGCTGCTGGCCATCCTGGGCACCTACTTCGCCACCGGCACCTTCGACATTCTGGGGGCAGCGGCAGCCAAGCCCTTCATGGATCTGCCGGGCGATAAGGCGCTCCTCTTCACCAGCCTGGCCTTCTGGGGCTTCTTCCTGGGCTTCGCCTTTAAGGTGCCCAGCTTCCCCTTCCACACCTGGCTGCCCGACGCCCATACCGAGGCGCCCACCGCCGGGAGCGTCATCCTGGCCGGCGTCCTGCTGAAGTTGGGCGCCTACGGCTTCCTGCGCATCGTGCTGCCCACCTACCCCACGGCCAGCCAGTACTGGTCCCTCTGGGTGGTGGCCCTGGGCGCCATCGCCATCGTCTACGGCGCCTTCGTCTGTGTCGCCCAAACTGACTTCAAGCGCCTCATCGCCTATAGCTCGGTGAGCCACATGGGCTACGTGATGCTGGGCATCGGCGCGGCGGCCAACGTGTTGACGCCGGAGGGCGCGGCCCGGGCTGCCGAGGCCTTCGGCCTGAGCACCGAAGCGGTGGCGGATAGCGCGGCCATGGCCATCAACGGCGCCACGTTGCAGATGTTCAACCACGGCATCATTACCGGCGCCCTCTTCCTTTTGGTGGGCGTCATCTACGAACGGGCCCACACCCGGGAACTGGCCCGCTTCGGTGGCCTCAGCTCCAAGACACCCTGGTACTACGGCATGATGATGGTGGCCGGCTTCGCCAGCCTGGGGCTGCCCGGCCTGGCCGGCTTCTGGGCCGAATTTTTCACCTTCCGGGGCGCTTTTGCCCTGGTGCCGTACTGGGCTGCCTTCGGCACCATCGGTATCGTCATGACCGCGGTCTACATCCTTTGGCGCATCATCCAGAACGTCTTCCTGGGTGAATACGACCCGAACAAGCTGCACCACTGGACCACGGTCGACGGGGTGGAGACCGACGGGCCAACCGACATGGTGGGCTTCGAGAAGCTGACCCTGTGGCCCTTGATCATCGGCATGTTCCTCCTGGGCGTCTATCCGCCGCTCATTCTGAACTATTTCAACCGCTCCGCCGTCGAGCTGTTGCAGTTCGTCCAGGGCTTACTCTAG
- a CDS encoding NADH-quinone oxidoreductase subunit N: MNDIGFGSLGSILPEIILLIGGLLILLLDMAQQDTRDSGRGYMAISIIFLVGALVGVLLERNAEPQTALAMVEIDPFAMFLKITILTAMTLVAVAGGSYMNKRALGRGEFWSLFLFVTLAMSMAVGANNLLLLFLSIEFLSITSYILVGFLREDTRSTEAGVKYFLYGSVASSVMLYGMSLLYGATGSLQLAEIGQAFLDNPDLAPVVMPATVLALVGLGFKASLAPFYQWAPDTYEGAPTPITAYLSTASKAVGLAVIARIFLVALGAYRVEWVPVLAGLSILTMTLGNLVALRQTNVKRMLAYSSVAQAGYILMGLVAVVSSAQADVTALSINGLNGLLIYLFAYLFTNVGAFMVVQAVEEFAGSTDIQAFDNLARRAPGLAWAMFIFLLSLTGIPLTGGFIGKFYVFGAAIQHQYFWLAAIGLVNAGVAAFYYLNVVRAMFFAAEPETAPTPMPVAISVQIILLICVGATLWIGIYPPDIINWANNASQYLLTIPF, translated from the coding sequence TTGAACGATATCGGATTCGGTTCTCTGGGCTCCATCCTGCCCGAGATCATCCTGCTGATCGGCGGCCTGCTGATCCTGCTGTTGGACATGGCCCAACAGGATACCCGCGACTCCGGGCGGGGCTACATGGCCATTTCCATCATCTTCCTGGTCGGTGCGCTGGTGGGGGTGCTCCTGGAGCGCAACGCGGAGCCCCAGACCGCCCTGGCCATGGTGGAAATCGATCCCTTTGCCATGTTCCTCAAAATTACCATCCTCACGGCCATGACCCTGGTGGCGGTGGCGGGCGGCAGTTACATGAACAAGCGGGCCCTAGGACGAGGAGAATTTTGGTCCCTCTTCCTCTTCGTCACCCTGGCCATGAGCATGGCGGTGGGGGCCAACAACCTGCTGCTCCTCTTCCTCTCCATTGAGTTCCTCTCCATCACCAGCTACATCCTGGTGGGGTTCCTGCGGGAGGATACCCGGAGTACGGAAGCGGGTGTGAAGTATTTCCTGTACGGTTCAGTTGCATCCTCGGTGATGCTTTACGGCATGAGCCTCCTCTATGGCGCAACAGGTTCCCTCCAGCTGGCGGAGATCGGCCAGGCCTTCCTGGACAACCCGGACCTGGCGCCAGTGGTCATGCCGGCCACGGTGTTGGCCCTGGTGGGGCTGGGCTTCAAGGCCAGCCTGGCGCCCTTCTACCAGTGGGCGCCAGATACCTACGAAGGCGCTCCCACACCCATCACCGCCTATCTCTCCACCGCATCCAAGGCGGTGGGGCTGGCCGTCATTGCCCGCATCTTCCTGGTGGCCCTGGGCGCCTACCGGGTGGAGTGGGTCCCGGTTCTGGCCGGCCTGAGCATCCTCACCATGACCCTGGGCAACCTGGTAGCCCTGCGCCAGACCAATGTCAAGCGCATGCTGGCCTACAGCTCTGTGGCCCAGGCGGGCTACATTCTCATGGGGCTGGTCGCTGTGGTCTCCAGCGCCCAGGCTGATGTGACGGCCCTGTCCATCAACGGCCTGAATGGCCTGCTCATCTACCTCTTCGCCTACCTGTTCACCAACGTCGGCGCCTTCATGGTGGTGCAGGCGGTGGAGGAATTTGCCGGCAGCACCGATATCCAGGCTTTCGACAACCTGGCCCGCCGGGCGCCGGGGCTGGCCTGGGCCATGTTCATCTTCTTGCTGAGCCTGACGGGCATTCCCCTGACGGGCGGCTTTATCGGCAAGTTCTACGTCTTCGGCGCTGCCATCCAACATCAATACTTCTGGCTGGCGGCCATCGGCCTGGTCAACGCCGGTGTGGCGGCCTTCTACTACCTGAACGTGGTGCGTGCCATGTTCTTCGCCGCGGAGCCAGAGACTGCGCCGACTCCCATGCCCGTGGCCATTTCCGTGCAGATCATCCTGTTGATCTGTGTGGGAGCTACCTTGTGGATAGGCATTTATCCGCCAGACATCATCAACTGGGCCAACAATGCTTCCCAGTATCTGTTGACCATTCCTTTTTGA
- the nuoK gene encoding NADH-quinone oxidoreductase subunit NuoK: protein MVPLNWYLILSAFVFSCGLYAALARRNAIAALMGIELMLNAVNINLVAFWRYGNAVEALAGQVFAIFVIAVAAAEVAVGLALIISVYRLRRTVNLDELDTLRG from the coding sequence ATGGTTCCACTGAACTGGTACTTAATTCTGAGCGCGTTTGTCTTTTCCTGCGGCCTGTATGCCGCCCTGGCCCGGCGCAACGCCATTGCCGCCCTGATGGGTATTGAGCTGATGCTGAACGCGGTCAATATCAATCTGGTGGCCTTCTGGCGCTATGGCAATGCCGTGGAGGCCCTGGCCGGCCAGGTGTTCGCCATCTTCGTCATCGCGGTGGCGGCCGCCGAGGTGGCCGTGGGGCTGGCGCTGATCATCTCGGTCTATCGCCTGCGCCGGACGGTCAACCTGGACGAGCTGGACACGCTGCGGGGCTAA
- a CDS encoding NADH-quinone oxidoreductase subunit A produces the protein MATDYLPLLIFLIVASVLSAITIILPSLLGPRRDNKQKLEPYESGIIPFADARRRFPVKYYLVAMLFILFDIEVIFLYPWAAIIRDLRDTYSAALALLPMGFFLLVLIVGLIYEWKKGALDWGQK, from the coding sequence GTGGCAACTGACTATCTGCCCTTACTCATCTTCCTGATCGTCGCCAGCGTTCTATCGGCCATTACCATCATCCTGCCCAGCCTGCTGGGCCCCCGCCGGGACAACAAGCAGAAGCTGGAACCCTACGAGTCCGGCATCATTCCCTTTGCCGATGCCCGACGGCGCTTCCCGGTTAAGTATTACCTGGTGGCCATGCTCTTCATCCTGTTTGACATCGAAGTCATTTTCCTCTACCCCTGGGCCGCCATCATCCGGGATCTCCGGGACACCTACTCTGCCGCCCTGGCCCTGCTGCCCATGGGCTTCTTCCTGCTCGTTTTGATCGTCGGCCTGATCTACGAGTGGAAGAAAGGTGCGCTGGACTGGGGGCAGAAATGA